ACAAAAAAATCAATATAGAATTTGGAATAATTGAAGACGGGAGAACTAAAATATATCTTACAAATTCAATAGGAGAAATGGTCTCAATTGTGTTAGATGAAGAACTAAAAAACGGAACTTATAATTTGAGCGATATACTACCAAAAGGGTTATCAAGTGGGTTTTACAATTGCATACTTCAAACTGCAAACCATTTGCTAAACTGTAAAATTATTATTCGTTAATACATACGCAAGCCCTAAAGTGTTATGGGGGTTCTATAAAGAAAAACAACCTAAAAGTTTTGGTTGTGCTACATTGCTGCTATAAGCATTAATTGCTTGGGTGTTGGCTCACCAGTAAAATTTAGATGTATGGTCAGGGGCTTGGTGTACTATCAACCCGCATAAAATAATGGCTACACATCTATTGAACTTTTTTATCTCATAATTGCAATATGCAAAAATGGTGTTATATCATCAAATAGCGACCTTTTTATGCGGTTTATAGGGCTTTTAGGGTTAAAAATAATTTTGGTTTTGAACTCTGATAAATTATTTAATTGATGATGAAAATATTTATCTTTCATTGCTGAATTATATTTATTGAAATATTTTTCGCTCCTAAATTTTGCTGATAAGATTTCTTCGTTTGTATAAAATGGGGTATCAATTATATGAATCTCACCATCAATTTTTAATAATGATAAAAGTTTATTTACCAACAATTTAATGTCAGGAAAATATTGCACCGAACATGAAAGAAGTATATAATCAAAAATATTCTCATGAAGGCAATCATCAAATATATCCATATAAGCGAACTTTATGTTTGGCAGATTAAATACATTATTTGCTTGAGTAAGTTCATACTTGTTAATGTCAATTCCTAACACATAACCTCCGTTAAATGCAGTTGCTATGAGATTTGCAAGCC
Above is a window of Chlorobiota bacterium DNA encoding:
- a CDS encoding class I SAM-dependent methyltransferase yields the protein MSILRNGISEKNLLIILLVTLEKKNQNFKLLDLGCGNGWLANLIATAFNGGYVLGIDINKYELTQANNVFNLPNIKFAYMDIFDDCLHENIFDYILLSCSVQYFPDIKLLVNKLLSLLKIDGEIHIIDTPFYTNEEILSAKFRSEKYFNKYNSAMKDKYFHHQLNNLSEFKTKIIFNPKSPINRIKRSLFDDITPFLHIAIMR